The genomic window ATTCTTATCGACGAGATACGAAACGGCGACGACTTTGAGCTTGACGAGGAATTCTGTAAAGACCTCATCAAGGCAGCGCCGATGCACGACCTCGGAAAGATAGCCGTTAAGGACGAGATTCTCTGCAAGAACGGGCGCTTCACCGACGAGGAATACGCCATAATGAAGACCCACGCCGCAGAGGGTGCAAGGATAGTCCACGAGATACTTAAAGGCACAGACGACAAGCGTTTCCACATAATCGCCGAGAACGTCGCCCACTATCACCACGAGCGCTGGGACGGCTCGGGCTATCCCGATGGCTTAAAGGGCGAGGAGATACCTCTCGAAGCGAGGATAATGGCTATAGCCGATGTTTATGACGCACTTGTCAGCAAGCGTGTCTACAAAGAAAAAATGAGCTTTGAGCAGGCCGACAAGATAATCACCGAAGGCATGGGCAAGCACTTTGACAAGCGCTTAGAGCCCTACTACATCAAAGCACGGCCACGTCTGGAGGAGTACTACTCGTCCATAGAATGCTGATTGGCTTTAATCTACAAGTTTTCCGCCTCTCCGTTTGGGGAGGCGGATTTTTTAGGTGACAGGTGTGGTGCGCCTGTTACCTGTTCCCTGTTACCTGAAAATAAGTTTCCCTGCCGTAGAAAAGGCTTAAGCCTCTTGCGGCAGGGAAGGAGAAAATTAGAAACAGGCGTTATTTGTTGTCAGAGCTGTTGTACTCGTTGTAGCTGTTGTGATCATCAACGTTCTGAGTACCGCCCATGACTGCCGATTTCTCGGGAAGAATGACAGCGGCTACAAGGTATGCTATCACGCCGCTGCCGACACTGAATGCAAGCAGCACGGTGATAAGCCTTATCACGCTCACGTCCATGTTGAAGTATTCAGCAAGGCCTGCGCATACGCCGCATATCATCTTGTTCTCTGAGTTTTTGTATAATACCTTCTGGTTGTTCATATATCATCTCTCCCTTTCATGCACTTTTTATGTAGTCTGTTATCTCTTTGAGTGATGCTCTGTCAGTCCAGTCGCAGGGGGTGTCACGGGCTTCGAGTATAGCTCTTTCGCAGACCTCGCAGCTGTCGGGGTCTTTTTTTGACACGACCTTTGCAAGCATTTTGCAAAGCGTTCTGTCGCCGAATTTCAGGCTGTTCATATCGAAAGCCCCTCTGAGGTAGAAGCAGGGGATACCGAGCAGCTCGTCCTTGAAGTTCTGCTCTTTGAGGGTGTTGACATACCCCTCGTCGTACTCAGATGCGCCGCAGCAGTAGACGGCGAGTTTTCTGCCCTTAAGCGAGTTCATGTTTTTCTTTAGCACCGAAAGCCCTGCTATGCGTCCGGCGTAGATGCCGCCGCCGAGGATCACTGTGTCGTACTCCATAAGAGCCCTGCTGTCGGCCTTATCTGCTTTAACACAGTCAAAGCCTGTTTCCTCGCTGAGCCATTTTGCATACTTCTCAGACGAGCCGTATTTTGATGCGAACAGAATAATACCTTTCATGAGTGGTCAGTCCTTTTTTATTTGTCCGTTTTGTTATCTTTGTTCTTTCTCTTTACTCGAAGTATATATCACAATCGCCGAGGCCTGTACTTATCTTGATATCATATTCTTCATCAGATGTACTATTACCGCCTCTATGGATATCAACGTCGTCGCCCTTGAAATTATAGTTATCCGAGCTGTTCTTGATATGGAGCTCGACGTTGCCGACGCCGCAGCTGAGCTTTGTATCGCCGAGGAAACCTCTTACCTTGACGTTACCCATACCTGCTGAGAGGTCAAAGCTCTCAAAGCTGACCTCGCTGCAATCGACATTACCCACGCCTGCCGAGAAGTCACATTCCTGAGCCTTTGTGCCGTTGATATCGACATTGCCTACACCAGCCGAGAGCTTAAATGTCTTACACTCGCCGCCCTGTACATCGACATTGCCGACACCTGCTGTTATCTTGACATCATCATACAGTCTTGCAGGGATAGTTATCGTTACCTCGCCGTCGCCGTCATAAAAGAGCTTATCTAAATCGGTTATACTGTCTATCTCGTCAGCTCTTGATAAGTCAAGGCCGAAGAACTCGAAGTGGAAGATGCCCTTATTGATATTCGTGCCGCTGTCCTCATCGAGCTTGAAGGAGTTCTTCTCGGTCTTTATATCCAGCAGTTCCTTATTAACGTCGGTGCAATCGACTTTTATATCCGTTGCGTTCTCATCAAATACTACCCTGTAGTCATTAAGGCTGAATGATAGCTTTATCTCGTCGATGTTCTCAGCGCTGTATGTCTCAGCAAAGCTCTCATGCCTGTCATTTTCCTGCTTATACTTTGACATATCCGTGTTGTTTACGGCAATGATGCCTATTACGAGCACCAATATACCGAGTATCAGGAAGCTAAGACCTGTTATATTTCTCTTTTTGTTTTCCATAGCTCTTACCTCCTTATGCAGCAGCGCTGCGGCGCTTGTTTATAAGTCCCTTGATAGTATCAGCCAACCACTTTATGAACTTGATAAGTGTGCTGAACACCCACTTTACAAACGGGAAGATGATAAGTATATCAAGTGCTAATACTATAAGGCCGATGCCGATTATGCAAAGCCCTATCGGGGGTATCTTAAAGAGGTAAACAAAGCCGGCTACCGTAAGTGCCACGCCTGCCGCTGTGAATGCTGCCACAAGGCCTATCGCAATACCGATAAGACCGCACAGCACGCCGAATGCTGTTCCTACTATGCCGCCCCATAACGGAGCTGTGAGGATTATTATTGCTATCACGAGTACTATCTTTGTAGAGTCGCTCATATTGCTGACATCATTCTTCAGGTTCTCGGTAAAGCTGCCCTGGCCGTTCTGAGTATTCTGCTGCCGGGGTCTTACAGCCTCGTCTATCATAAACTCCGGTCTTCCGTCGGGGTCAATGCCGTTGTCTGTGAGAATCTGTCTTGCTATCGTGTCGGGGTCATCGAGGTCATCGAGTATCTTCTGCTCGTCTATCGGGCCTGCTTCATCAAAAAGCTCGTCGTAATATCTCAGTGCGTCCTCCCTGTCCTCTGCATTCAGGGGCATCAGGCGTTTTTCAAGGGCGCTCATAAATTCTGTCCTGTTCATATCTTTTCTCCTCCGTCAAAACTACTGGTCAAGTATCTTATCTACCATTTCCTTGTGGTGCTGCCATTCTGATTTATATTCATCAAGCGCCGTTATGCCTTTTGCAGTCACCCTGTAATACCTTCTGTTTCTTCCCATATACTCCCGGTCATACGTTTCGAGCAGCATATTCTTCTGCAATCGCCGCAGCACAGGGTATAGTGTCGATTCACTGACATCTGCCACTTCACGAAGGTTTCTTGTTATCTCATAGCCGTAGGTATCCTCCTTCTCGACTATCGCAAGCACCATCGAGTCAAGCAGCGCTGCACTTATCGGAAAGCCCATGTATCGTACCTCCTTTTTGAACAGTTAATAGTAAAGGCAACACCGCACGACCACCGGCTCTGGCCTTTGTGTGCCATCTGCTTGCCGAATTTCCGTCATAATACCCAATTTCACCTTGTTTTACGCCAGTAAAACTGCGGCAAAAATGGGCATTCTGACGAAAATTCGGACGGCGCATCTGACACACAATGGTCGTGCGGTGTTGCCTTAACAGTTAATAGTAATTGTTCACTTCCTGTGTCCTTGATAATATTATACAACGTATAATATTGTTTGTCAATACAATATCTTGAATTTTATAATATTTGTCGGATAATAATAATGCATGCCAAACAAAACCTTTCCGCTTTATGCAATTTTGCACAAAAGGTAACTGATTTTACTTATTACAGTGCCATAAAATGTACTATTAGTGGTTGACAAGGGGGCTTTGGTGTGGTATAATTACAAAAGGGTTACTATTTGGCATACGTTTGTAACCTTTTTGCTTTCACATAGTTTTCACATTTGATTTAAGTTAATTTAAGTTACCAAAGCTATAATAATATCATCGGCAATAACATTTATGATATTGGAGTTGATATTTATGAAAGCAAGCATTATTAAAAGGGCAGTTTCAGGTTTTACAGCGGCAGCTATGCTGACAGGTGCGAGCATTTGGAGTGCCATAGCTTACGAGAGCGAGGACATCACAAACAGCTTCACCTTCACAGAGACAGGCATCGTTACAATGACAGACGAGGGCGGATATAAGATCGATGGCACAGAGCTTACGATCAACGCTTCCGGTACATATGTCATAAGCGGCGAGTGCGCCGAGGGCAATATCAAGGTCAAAAAGGGCACGACTGATGTAGTGCTCATTCTCGACAGCCTGACGCTTACTTCGTCTACAACTGCGCCCCTCTCGGTCAACAAGACGGCTGAGGCTACTATTATATTAAAGGGCGACAGCGTGCTGACCGACAAGGAAGACCCTGCAAACGAGACATCAACAGACGAGGCAGTCGCAGATGCTTTTGAGGGTGCAGCGATAAAGGTCAAGGCAGGCGCATCTCTTACAATAACAGGCGACGGCACGCTGACAGCCGACGGCAGCAGCTGCAAAAACGCCATCAAGGGCGGTGCGGCATCTACTATTAATATAGGGCAGAGTGCTGACGACAGCTTCACACTTAACGCAAAGGCCGCAAATTCAGGCATTGCCGCAGACGGCGAGCTGAATATCCTTGGCGGCATTATAAACGTCACATCTGACAACGACGGCATAAAGAGCTCGCCTGACGACGACGACACAGAGAGCAAGGGCGTTCTCACGATAAGCGGCGGCACAATAAACGTGACCGCAGGCGATGACGGCATCAAGGGTCAGAACGGCGCCGACATTACAGGCGGCAAGATAACCGTTTCGGCAGCTGATGACGGAATCAAGAGCGACTATACACTCAACATCGGCACAAAGGGCAGCGACTACGGCCCTGACATCACGATAACTACAGCTTACGAGAGCTTTGAGGGTGCAGTGGTGAACCTCTACAGCGGCGTGGGCGTTATTAATTCAACTGATGACGGCATAAATGCTGCCAACAGTGACCTTACAAACTATGATTTTTCGATAAACATATATGGCGGCGAGTGGCTTGTAAACGCAGGCGGCGACGGGCTTGATTCTAACGGCAACTTAAATTTCTCCGGCGGCTTCACGCAGGTGTTCGGCTCGACCCAGAACGACAATGCAGCCCTTGACTACGGCGACAGCGGCAACGGCTTTTATGTGACCGGCGGCACAGTCATCGGCATCGGCACAGCAAATATGGCGACAGTTCCCACCTCCGGCAATTACATCGCATTTGGCTCAGGCGGAATGGGCGGCGGTATGCCAGGCCAGCAGGGTGGTATGCCGGGACAGCAAGGCGGCGGTATGCAGGGTGGTATGCCCGGACAGCAGCAGAGCCAGCAGGATAGCGGTGTCAGCATATCAAAGGGCGACACAGTCGAGATAAAATCATCAGACGGAGAGACGCTTTATTCCTTCACAGCCGAAAAGTCAGCGAGCCATATAGTTTACGCATCAGATACGTTACAAACAGGCGACAGCTACAGCCTGTATATAAATGGTACAGAGGTAAGCACAGCGACAGTAACAGCCGGAAACGGCAGCACCTCATCTCAGTTCGGCCCCGGAGGACAGGGCGGTCAGGGGACAGACACCCCTCCCGAAAAGCCGGCTGACGGCGAGGAGCCGCCCGCACCGCCGACAGGTATGACACCCGGCGATGTGAACGGTGACGGCAGCGTCGACCTTAAAGACGGTATGCTCATGCAGCAGTATCTTGCCGGCTGGGAAGTGGAGATAGTCATGCCAAACTGCGATGTCAACGGCGACGGTGAGGTAAACCTTAAGGACGGTCTGCTCCTTAAGCAGTATCTCGCAGGCTGGAATGTGACTCTCGGCAAAACACAGTAAAGCGATCAAATGTCTGCGCACACCTCTGACCCATACACTATAATGGGAAGGAAGTTTTCAAGTCATGGAAATGAAAAAGCGAGTGATATCACTTGCGGCGTGCGCAGTTATGCTTATGTCGGCAGCTGCACCGTCAGCACAGGAGACAGGGCTGTTTGACAGCACGATACAGGTAAGCGCAAGGTCAGCCCCCGAGAACGAGGGCAAGACCCCCTCAAAGGTAGTAATAAAGGGCTACAGCGCAAACAGCACATCTGTCACCCTCAAATGGGATGAGGCAGAGAATGCACACGGCTACAGGATCTACAGCCTTGTAAACGGAAAGTATAAAGCCGTGTATACTATCAGCACCTTTGCATCGAGCGGCAAGCTCACAGGGCTTAAGGCAAACACTGAGTATACACTCAAGGTGAGGGCATTTAACTACGACAAGGACGGCAACAAGATCTGGGGCAAGTCGAGCAAGGCCTACAAGGTGACGACTGCGCCTGTAAGCTCTAAGGACTACAAGGTCAAGAGCGTAAGTGTCATAAACCCCAACTCTGATGCAACATCAATAAAGGTAAAGTGGGGCAAGACCGAGTGCGACGGCTATCTTATCTACCTCTACGACTACTGGAACAAGAAGTGGAAGAAGGTCGCAAATGTGACTGACCCGACAAAGGGCAGCATAAAGCTCGGTATGTACAGCAAGTCAAAGTATCAGACCAAGGCGCTTTACATGGTGAGCACAGGCGGCACTAACGGCTATCGGTTCTGCGTAAGGCCTTACAACAAGGACTCAGCAGGCAACGGTGTCGCATACGCCAAGAGCCAGAAGGCAAAGGAAGCCCACTATGACCTGACAGAGCTTGAAAATGCATTCAGCATGGAATACGCTTTGCTTTGCAAGATGCTGCCCAAGGCAAAGGCTGCTGATGCACCCAACTACTATTATACATACATAACCTCTGCCAATAAGAAGACAGGCGCTATATCATCGACCAAGACAAAGTCATACGTCAGCGAGGCGAGCAGAAAGGCTTATGAGACTTTTGCCAAGGAGCATTTCGGTGCAGACTGGACAGATGCTCAGAAGCTGCTCTACACAATAAACTGGATAAACAAGAACAACAAGTATGACTACAAGTACGTTGCCAACGCAGGCGGC from Ruminococcus sp. NK3A76 includes these protein-coding regions:
- a CDS encoding PspC domain-containing protein; translated protein: MNNQKVLYKNSENKMICGVCAGLAEYFNMDVSVIRLITVLLAFSVGSGVIAYLVAAVILPEKSAVMGGTQNVDDHNSYNEYNSSDNK
- a CDS encoding DUF1700 domain-containing protein translates to MNRTEFMSALEKRLMPLNAEDREDALRYYDELFDEAGPIDEQKILDDLDDPDTIARQILTDNGIDPDGRPEFMIDEAVRPRQQNTQNGQGSFTENLKNDVSNMSDSTKIVLVIAIIILTAPLWGGIVGTAFGVLCGLIGIAIGLVAAFTAAGVALTVAGFVYLFKIPPIGLCIIGIGLIVLALDILIIFPFVKWVFSTLIKFIKWLADTIKGLINKRRSAAA
- a CDS encoding PadR family transcriptional regulator, translated to MGFPISAALLDSMVLAIVEKEDTYGYEITRNLREVADVSESTLYPVLRRLQKNMLLETYDREYMGRNRRYYRVTAKGITALDEYKSEWQHHKEMVDKILDQ
- a CDS encoding DUF4097 family beta strand repeat-containing protein — protein: MENKKRNITGLSFLILGILVLVIGIIAVNNTDMSKYKQENDRHESFAETYSAENIDEIKLSFSLNDYRVVFDENATDIKVDCTDVNKELLDIKTEKNSFKLDEDSGTNINKGIFHFEFFGLDLSRADEIDSITDLDKLFYDGDGEVTITIPARLYDDVKITAGVGNVDVQGGECKTFKLSAGVGNVDINGTKAQECDFSAGVGNVDCSEVSFESFDLSAGMGNVKVRGFLGDTKLSCGVGNVELHIKNSSDNYNFKGDDVDIHRGGNSTSDEEYDIKISTGLGDCDIYFE
- a CDS encoding flavodoxin domain-containing protein translates to MKGIILFASKYGSSEKYAKWLSEETGFDCVKADKADSRALMEYDTVILGGGIYAGRIAGLSVLKKNMNSLKGRKLAVYCCGASEYDEGYVNTLKEQNFKDELLGIPCFYLRGAFDMNSLKFGDRTLCKMLAKVVSKKDPDSCEVCERAILEARDTPCDWTDRASLKEITDYIKSA
- a CDS encoding fibronectin type III domain-containing protein, whose amino-acid sequence is MEMKKRVISLAACAVMLMSAAAPSAQETGLFDSTIQVSARSAPENEGKTPSKVVIKGYSANSTSVTLKWDEAENAHGYRIYSLVNGKYKAVYTISTFASSGKLTGLKANTEYTLKVRAFNYDKDGNKIWGKSSKAYKVTTAPVSSKDYKVKSVSVINPNSDATSIKVKWGKTECDGYLIYLYDYWNKKWKKVANVTDPTKGSIKLGMYSKSKYQTKALYMVSTGGTNGYRFCVRPYNKDSAGNGVAYAKSQKAKEAHYDLTELENAFSMEYALLCKMLPKAKAADAPNYYYTYITSANKKTGAISSTKTKSYVSEASRKAYETFAKEHFGADWTDAQKLLYTINWINKNNKYDYKYVANAGGYFANVTVQKLGQCNSYNGAIAEMLTILGYKGHYMQCMTPSVRSCQHFRTEIKIGKKTYSFESGETGWMWVFEQYDEVPLSKKATKKTTK
- a CDS encoding carbohydrate-binding domain-containing protein, yielding MKASIIKRAVSGFTAAAMLTGASIWSAIAYESEDITNSFTFTETGIVTMTDEGGYKIDGTELTINASGTYVISGECAEGNIKVKKGTTDVVLILDSLTLTSSTTAPLSVNKTAEATIILKGDSVLTDKEDPANETSTDEAVADAFEGAAIKVKAGASLTITGDGTLTADGSSCKNAIKGGAASTINIGQSADDSFTLNAKAANSGIAADGELNILGGIINVTSDNDGIKSSPDDDDTESKGVLTISGGTINVTAGDDGIKGQNGADITGGKITVSAADDGIKSDYTLNIGTKGSDYGPDITITTAYESFEGAVVNLYSGVGVINSTDDGINAANSDLTNYDFSINIYGGEWLVNAGGDGLDSNGNLNFSGGFTQVFGSTQNDNAALDYGDSGNGFYVTGGTVIGIGTANMATVPTSGNYIAFGSGGMGGGMPGQQGGMPGQQGGGMQGGMPGQQQSQQDSGVSISKGDTVEIKSSDGETLYSFTAEKSASHIVYASDTLQTGDSYSLYINGTEVSTATVTAGNGSTSSQFGPGGQGGQGTDTPPEKPADGEEPPAPPTGMTPGDVNGDGSVDLKDGMLMQQYLAGWEVEIVMPNCDVNGDGEVNLKDGLLLKQYLAGWNVTLGKTQ